Proteins encoded in a region of the Streptomyces sp. NBC_00513 genome:
- a CDS encoding ABC transporter ATP-binding protein has translation MNVPAVRMSGAVKSYGSTRAVDGLDLEVPAGMFLGLLGPNGAGKSTTMRMLTGQSRADSGTVEVFGHRLPEESRRVRSLIGVVPQHDNLDSELSVRQNLDVFARLGAVPARECRARVDRALADARLTDRAGHRVDALSGGMRRRLLLARGTLLSPRLLLLDEPTVGLDPQIRQDLWDVIEELRAGGTTVVMSTHYIEEAERLADSVAVVFGGKLIAQGAPAELLRAHAGAQAAEYRGDAARRARVERVATEAGLPSRRTGLSVSVLRAETMTASVHELLGAPDVLRPTTLEDVFVVLTGALFS, from the coding sequence GTGAACGTCCCCGCTGTCCGCATGAGCGGCGCGGTCAAGAGCTACGGATCGACCAGGGCCGTCGACGGACTGGACCTGGAGGTGCCGGCCGGGATGTTCCTCGGCCTGCTCGGTCCGAACGGAGCGGGCAAGTCCACCACCATGCGCATGCTCACCGGGCAGAGCAGGGCGGACAGCGGTACCGTCGAGGTCTTCGGGCACCGACTGCCCGAGGAGTCCCGTCGCGTCCGGTCCCTGATCGGCGTCGTGCCACAGCACGACAACCTCGACTCCGAGCTGTCGGTCCGACAGAACCTCGACGTCTTCGCCCGGCTGGGGGCCGTGCCCGCGCGCGAATGCCGTGCCCGGGTCGATCGGGCGCTGGCCGACGCACGCCTCACCGATCGGGCCGGCCACCGTGTCGACGCCCTCTCCGGCGGCATGCGCAGACGACTGCTCCTGGCCCGGGGGACCCTGCTGTCCCCCCGCCTGCTGCTGCTCGACGAACCCACCGTCGGCCTCGATCCGCAGATCCGCCAGGACCTCTGGGACGTCATCGAGGAACTGCGCGCGGGCGGCACCACCGTGGTGATGTCCACCCACTACATCGAGGAGGCCGAGCGCCTCGCCGACAGCGTGGCCGTGGTCTTCGGCGGCAAGCTCATCGCCCAGGGCGCCCCCGCGGAACTGCTGCGCGCGCACGCCGGGGCGCAGGCCGCCGAGTACCGGGGCGACGCGGCACGCCGCGCCCGCGTGGAGCGGGTCGCGACGGAGGCGGGCCTGCCCAGCCGACGTACCGGACTCTCCGTCTCCGTGCTGCGCGCCGAGACCATGACGGCCTCGGTCCACGAACTCCTGGGCGCCCCCGACGTCCTGCGCCCCACCACGTTGGAGGACGTCTTCGTCGTCCTGACCGGGGCGCTCTTCAGCTGA
- a CDS encoding MbtH family protein, which produces MTNPFDDPDRLFRVLRNTGGEHSLWPDGIEIPAGWQVVHGEASRAACQTWIEDNWR; this is translated from the coding sequence ATGACCAACCCGTTCGACGATCCGGACCGCCTCTTCCGCGTGCTGCGCAACACCGGGGGCGAACACTCGCTCTGGCCGGACGGCATCGAGATTCCCGCGGGCTGGCAGGTCGTCCACGGCGAGGCCTCGCGCGCCGCCTGCCAGACCTGGATCGAGGACAACTGGCGCTGA
- a CDS encoding ABC transporter ATP-binding protein has protein sequence MLDAGPPGGSVLRRAITAQRRRVAAASLLGTTHQACEAMVPVVIGVIIDRAVATGSGAALLRWLLVLAVLFLVLSTCYRTAARITDGSGELAAHRIRTELGTRVLDPRGGADSGRLPGALTAMATGDAARVGAVVAALPYGIAAVAGLAVSAVALLRVSVPLGLLILLGVPPLLWLGHLISRPLERRSEAEQEQAAHASGVAADLVAGLRVLKGIGAEPAAVDRYRRTSRDSLAAALRAARSRSWHDGAILSLTGVFIAVIGLVGARLAMDGSLSVGELVAAVGLAQFLLGPFQLLTYVSAEFAQGRASAARIGEVLDSSHAVPAGTATPPDPFTGGLRLRGVSYGALRDIDLDIAEGSLVGVVCPDPAAATDLLLCLGREFDPERGTVELGGIALSSLDPDAVRRAVLVAHHDADLFEASLLDNVRAGADTSVADLGPVLNASTTDDVARALPQGVHTPLSERGRSLSGGQRQRVALARALAADPHVLVVHDPTTAVDTVTESLIAARLRDLRKGRTTLLVTTSPALLSVTDRVVVIRDGAVTADGRHPELVTDDASYRSVVLV, from the coding sequence ATGCTCGACGCCGGCCCACCCGGAGGTTCCGTCCTCCGGCGCGCGATCACCGCGCAGCGGCGCCGGGTCGCCGCCGCCTCGCTCCTCGGAACGACCCACCAGGCCTGCGAGGCGATGGTCCCCGTCGTCATCGGCGTCATCATCGACCGGGCCGTCGCCACCGGATCCGGAGCGGCACTCCTGCGCTGGCTGCTCGTCCTCGCCGTGCTCTTCCTCGTGTTGTCCACCTGCTACCGCACCGCGGCCCGCATCACCGACGGCTCCGGCGAACTGGCCGCGCACCGCATCCGCACCGAACTCGGCACCCGGGTCCTCGACCCGCGCGGCGGCGCCGACTCCGGCCGACTGCCCGGCGCGCTCACCGCCATGGCCACCGGCGACGCGGCCCGGGTGGGCGCCGTGGTCGCCGCCCTGCCGTACGGGATCGCCGCCGTCGCCGGACTCGCCGTCAGCGCCGTGGCCCTGCTGCGCGTATCGGTACCCCTCGGCCTGCTCATCCTGCTCGGGGTACCGCCCCTGTTGTGGCTCGGACACCTCATCAGCCGCCCCCTCGAACGGCGCAGCGAGGCCGAACAGGAACAGGCCGCGCACGCCTCGGGAGTCGCCGCCGACCTGGTCGCCGGCCTGCGCGTGCTCAAGGGCATCGGCGCCGAACCGGCGGCCGTGGACCGGTACCGCCGCACCAGCCGGGACTCCCTCGCGGCCGCACTGCGCGCCGCCCGCAGCCGGTCCTGGCACGACGGGGCGATCCTGTCCCTGACCGGCGTCTTCATCGCCGTCATCGGGCTGGTCGGAGCCCGCCTCGCCATGGACGGCTCGCTCAGCGTCGGTGAACTCGTCGCGGCCGTGGGCCTCGCGCAGTTCCTCCTCGGTCCCTTCCAACTCCTCACCTACGTCAGCGCCGAGTTCGCGCAGGGCCGCGCCTCCGCCGCCCGGATCGGCGAGGTGCTCGACTCCTCGCACGCCGTGCCCGCAGGAACCGCCACCCCGCCCGACCCGTTCACGGGGGGACTGCGGTTGCGCGGCGTCTCGTACGGGGCGCTGCGCGACATCGACCTGGACATCGCGGAGGGCAGCCTGGTCGGCGTCGTCTGCCCCGACCCGGCGGCCGCCACCGACCTGCTGCTGTGCCTCGGCCGCGAGTTCGACCCGGAGCGCGGCACGGTCGAGCTGGGCGGGATCGCCCTGTCCTCCCTCGATCCCGACGCCGTACGCCGCGCCGTCCTCGTCGCCCACCACGACGCCGACCTCTTCGAGGCCAGCCTCCTCGACAACGTCCGGGCGGGGGCCGACACCTCCGTGGCCGACCTCGGCCCGGTGCTCAACGCCTCCACCACCGACGACGTGGCCCGCGCGCTGCCCCAGGGCGTGCACACCCCGCTCAGCGAACGCGGCAGGTCGTTGTCCGGCGGCCAACGCCAACGGGTCGCGCTGGCCCGGGCCCTGGCCGCCGACCCGCACGTCCTGGTCGTCCACGACCCGACCACCGCCGTGGACACCGTCACCGAGTCGCTGATCGCGGCCCGCCTGCGCGACCTGCGCAAGGGGCGCACCACGCTCCTCGTCACCACCAGCCCCGCGCTGCTGTCCGTCACCGACCGCGTCGTGGTCATCCGCGACGGCGCCGTCACCGCCGACGGCCGCCATCCGGAACTCGTCACCGACGACGCGTCCTACCGATCGGTGGTGCTCGTATGA
- a CDS encoding iron chelate uptake ABC transporter family permease subunit: protein MSPARGTGAPAAAVRPKSRPTAPSRVITGRVVRGRRGGVSLRFHGRTLLVGGTLAVVLVAVMLVTLTTGDFTLSVPEVLRALTGSGSGAADFVVNTLRMPRLVTALCVGAALSVSGAILQSLTRNALGSPDIIGFTNGSATGALVVIVTLHGSMTQIVFGALIGGLGTALAVYLLVFRGGVQGFRLVVIGIGVSALLLAVNAYLITRASWQEALEAQAWLVGTLGNRTWDHAAAVGIAVAVLLPLAFLLGGRLTMVEMGDDTAMALGVNVARTRTALLIVSVSLAAFATAVTGPIVFIALAAPQLARKLIRSSGSGLVPAALMGAVLLAVSDLAVQRLFTHALLPVGTATGVIGGLYLIWLLVTESRKSRA from the coding sequence GTGAGCCCCGCCCGGGGAACGGGGGCGCCCGCCGCGGCCGTCCGCCCGAAGTCCCGTCCCACCGCCCCCTCGCGGGTGATCACCGGCCGGGTGGTGCGCGGGCGTCGAGGGGGCGTCTCCCTGCGCTTCCACGGCCGTACGCTCCTCGTCGGCGGCACGCTGGCCGTCGTGCTCGTCGCCGTCATGCTGGTCACCCTGACGACCGGCGACTTCACCCTGTCCGTGCCCGAGGTCCTGCGGGCCCTCACCGGCAGCGGCTCCGGAGCGGCCGACTTCGTCGTCAACACGCTGCGCATGCCCCGCCTGGTGACCGCCCTGTGCGTGGGCGCCGCCCTGTCGGTGAGCGGCGCCATCCTGCAGAGCCTGACCCGCAACGCCCTGGGCAGCCCCGACATCATCGGCTTCACCAACGGTTCGGCGACCGGGGCACTGGTCGTGATCGTCACCCTGCACGGCAGCATGACCCAGATCGTGTTCGGCGCCCTGATCGGCGGGCTGGGCACGGCCCTCGCCGTGTACCTGCTGGTGTTCCGCGGGGGCGTGCAGGGGTTCCGTCTCGTCGTCATCGGCATCGGGGTCAGCGCGCTGCTGCTCGCCGTCAACGCGTACCTGATCACCCGCGCCAGTTGGCAGGAGGCGCTGGAGGCGCAGGCCTGGCTCGTCGGCACCCTCGGCAACCGGACCTGGGACCACGCGGCGGCCGTCGGGATCGCCGTGGCCGTCCTGCTGCCGCTCGCGTTCCTCCTCGGCGGCCGACTGACCATGGTGGAGATGGGCGACGACACCGCGATGGCGCTCGGGGTGAACGTGGCGCGCACCCGGACCGCCCTGCTGATCGTCAGTGTCTCGCTGGCCGCCTTCGCCACGGCGGTCACCGGTCCGATCGTGTTCATCGCGCTGGCCGCGCCCCAGTTGGCCCGCAAGTTGATCCGCTCCTCGGGTTCCGGCCTGGTCCCGGCCGCCCTGATGGGCGCCGTCCTGCTGGCCGTGAGCGACCTCGCGGTACAGCGCCTGTTCACCCACGCCCTCCTTCCGGTCGGCACCGCCACGGGAGTCATCGGCGGTCTCTACCTCATCTGGCTGCTGGTCACCGAGTCGCGAAAGAGCCGCGCATGA
- a CDS encoding FecCD family ABC transporter permease, which yields MSVETRAKVGRDAEELPAPRGRGAAVAAVAAVRSVGLLVALAALVVIALLSVWSGTRDIPFTSTWGVLWNPDGTQTSVIIHDYRIPRTVLGLLVGVALGLSGALMQALTRNPLADPGLLGVSLGASTGVVVAIAFLGIGSALGYVWFAFVGAAVASVVVFLLGSAGRKLATPDRLVVAGASVTAVLYAFNSAILLLNPRAFNQFRHWTVGALAGRRMDVVWVILPFVVAGLVLALLLAPSLNALAMGDQLGRALGVNVGRTRILGVIAVMLLCGAATAAAGPIGFVGLVVPHVARFLVGPDQRWVMAYSVLLAPILLVGSDVLGRVVGAPGEIQVGIVTAFVGAPLFLVLCRRRKLVML from the coding sequence TTGTCGGTCGAGACCCGGGCGAAGGTCGGACGTGATGCCGAGGAGCTCCCGGCTCCTCGGGGACGCGGAGCCGCGGTGGCCGCCGTGGCCGCCGTGCGGAGCGTGGGGTTGCTGGTCGCGCTCGCCGCGCTCGTGGTGATCGCCCTGCTGAGCGTGTGGTCGGGCACCCGCGACATCCCCTTCACCTCGACATGGGGGGTGCTGTGGAACCCCGACGGCACGCAGACCTCCGTGATCATCCACGATTACCGGATCCCCCGGACCGTGCTCGGACTGCTCGTGGGCGTCGCCCTCGGGCTGTCCGGCGCCCTGATGCAGGCCCTCACCCGCAACCCGCTGGCCGACCCCGGCCTCCTCGGGGTGAGCCTGGGGGCCTCGACGGGGGTGGTGGTGGCCATCGCCTTCCTGGGCATCGGTTCGGCCCTCGGCTACGTCTGGTTCGCCTTCGTGGGAGCCGCCGTCGCCTCGGTCGTGGTCTTCCTGCTCGGCTCGGCCGGACGGAAACTGGCCACCCCGGACCGGCTGGTGGTGGCCGGTGCCTCCGTCACCGCCGTGCTGTACGCCTTCAACTCCGCGATCCTGCTGCTGAACCCGCGCGCCTTCAATCAGTTCCGCCACTGGACGGTGGGTGCGCTCGCCGGCCGGCGGATGGACGTGGTGTGGGTGATCCTGCCCTTCGTCGTCGCCGGACTGGTCCTCGCCCTGCTGCTGGCCCCCTCCCTCAACGCCCTCGCCATGGGCGACCAACTCGGCCGCGCCCTGGGGGTGAACGTCGGCCGCACCCGGATCCTCGGGGTGATCGCCGTGATGCTGTTGTGCGGGGCGGCGACCGCCGCCGCCGGCCCGATCGGGTTCGTCGGCCTGGTGGTCCCGCACGTGGCCCGCTTCCTGGTCGGCCCCGACCAGCGCTGGGTGATGGCCTATTCGGTGCTGCTGGCACCGATCCTGCTCGTCGGGTCCGACGTCCTGGGCCGGGTGGTCGGCGCGCCCGGCGAGATCCAGGTGGGCATCGTCACCGCGTTCGTCGGGGCGCCGCTCTTCCTCGTCCTGTGCCGTCGCCGAAAGCTGGTCATGCTGTGA
- a CDS encoding ABC transporter ATP-binding protein — MTRTSAPDTVPTARLRAEGLTLRYEQRTVATDLGVVIPDHSFTVIIGPNACGKSTLLKALARMLKPTEGEVYLDGAAIASYRSREVARRLGLLPQTSTAPGGITVGDLVARGRYPHQRMLKQWAPEDEDAVVEAMRQTGVLELSDRPVDDLSGGQRQRVWLSMVLAQQTSILLLDEPTTYLDIAHQVEVLNLCADLHEHKGHTIVAVLHDLNQACRYASHLVVMRPGGTIAAEGDPSTVMTAELVRDVFGLPCRIIEDPETGTPLMVPTARTRHPLTPEPVAPTS, encoded by the coding sequence ATGACACGTACGAGCGCTCCGGACACCGTCCCGACGGCCCGGCTGCGGGCCGAGGGCCTGACCCTCCGCTACGAGCAACGGACCGTGGCCACCGACCTCGGGGTGGTCATCCCCGACCACTCCTTCACCGTGATCATCGGCCCGAACGCCTGCGGGAAGTCCACCCTGCTGAAGGCGCTCGCCCGGATGCTCAAGCCCACGGAGGGCGAGGTCTACCTGGACGGGGCCGCCATCGCCTCGTACCGCTCGCGCGAGGTGGCCCGCCGGCTCGGCCTGCTCCCGCAGACCTCGACCGCCCCGGGCGGGATCACCGTCGGCGACCTGGTGGCCCGGGGGCGCTACCCGCACCAGCGGATGCTCAAGCAGTGGGCCCCGGAGGACGAGGACGCGGTGGTCGAGGCCATGCGCCAGACCGGAGTGCTGGAACTCTCCGACCGGCCGGTGGACGACCTGTCGGGCGGGCAGCGCCAACGCGTCTGGCTGTCCATGGTGCTCGCCCAGCAGACCTCGATCCTGCTGCTCGACGAACCGACGACCTACCTCGACATCGCCCACCAGGTGGAGGTGCTGAACCTCTGCGCCGACCTGCACGAGCACAAGGGCCACACCATCGTCGCCGTGCTCCACGACCTCAACCAGGCCTGCCGGTACGCCAGCCACCTGGTGGTCATGAGGCCCGGCGGCACGATCGCCGCCGAGGGCGACCCTTCGACGGTGATGACGGCCGAACTGGTGCGGGACGTCTTCGGCCTGCCCTGCCGGATCATCGAGGACCCGGAGACCGGCACCCCGCTGATGGTCCCCACCGCCCGTACCCGCCACCCCCTGACGCCGGAACCGGTGGCTCCCACTTCCTGA
- a CDS encoding ABC transporter permease, producing the protein MTRAAPARPAQTRVRAPEDPRKATPVLWPTLRAVWLRELLLFRRYWPAVTFGSLVEPLVYMAGFGLGFSRLISTAEGRPYIQFIGTGMVVTSVLFASAFAGMFETFNRRCYQKLYDDMLSRPVDVWELITAEASWIAVKSSIYSSAPLLITLAAGLPATPGLLLVPFIALFSGFGFALCGMWVSCLVPAIDWLRLVVSGVLTPMVMAAGVFFPLDGLPGWIGGIATVNPIYHCMELVRHSAFGTLGMGDLVHALVLIGFTALSWFLALRGMTRRLID; encoded by the coding sequence ATGACGAGGGCAGCTCCCGCACGCCCCGCGCAGACGCGGGTACGCGCCCCGGAGGACCCGCGGAAGGCGACCCCGGTGCTCTGGCCCACCCTGCGGGCCGTCTGGCTGCGGGAACTCCTGCTCTTCCGCCGCTACTGGCCGGCCGTGACCTTCGGTTCCCTGGTGGAGCCGCTGGTGTACATGGCCGGATTCGGTCTCGGGTTCAGCCGGTTGATCAGCACGGCGGAGGGACGGCCCTACATCCAGTTCATCGGCACCGGCATGGTGGTCACGTCGGTCCTCTTCGCCTCGGCGTTCGCCGGGATGTTCGAGACCTTCAACCGCCGGTGCTACCAGAAGCTCTACGACGACATGCTCAGTCGGCCGGTCGACGTCTGGGAACTGATCACGGCCGAGGCCTCCTGGATCGCCGTCAAGTCGTCGATCTACAGCTCCGCCCCGCTGCTCATCACCCTCGCCGCGGGCCTGCCGGCGACTCCCGGACTGTTGCTGGTGCCCTTCATCGCGCTCTTCTCCGGGTTCGGCTTCGCCCTGTGCGGCATGTGGGTCTCCTGCCTGGTGCCGGCGATCGACTGGCTGCGCCTGGTGGTGTCGGGCGTCCTCACGCCGATGGTCATGGCGGCGGGGGTGTTCTTCCCGTTGGACGGCCTGCCCGGGTGGATCGGAGGCATCGCAACCGTGAATCCGATCTACCACTGTATGGAATTGGTGCGTCACTCGGCGTTCGGAACGCTGGGAATGGGCGACCTCGTTCACGCGCTCGTGCTGATCGGATTCACCGCCCTCAGTTGGTTCCTGGCATTGCGCGGGATGACGCGCCGCCTCATCGACTGA
- a CDS encoding amidohydrolase: protein MLSTRLTNAHVVTMDPAHPVAHDIGIWRGRIVGLDEAVTGLPAREVVDLQGATVLPGFIDSHVHLAWTGLKAATPSVAPCERVEDVLAVVARAVADKPVGAWVDIVGYDQRALGRHLTAVELDKVADGRKVFMLHDSGHGCVVNSAVLDLLPASDAAGGGFLAESAMTAARRLRLPYSQEELADAIERAGWQCLGEGITACAEAGIGGGLLGHSPVEAGAYQALRDRGRLPLRVQLMAAGDTLRPVAAHADDGFPRALDLGLRTGFGDDWLSVGALKIYTDGGMMARTAALTGPYVGTDGIGELQDSPEAITELIVDGHLAGWQLAVHAIGDRAADLALDALERAQALRPRPDARHRIEHAGLIRPDQLPRFAALGLSAVVQPNFLRYFGDDYAAVMGPERAPWMYRGRGFLDHGVTLVGSSDRPVTDGSPLRAVQFMVERTSLSGRAIGPDEAISVEEALYAYTVGGARACRWEDRAGTLTPGKRADLVVLADDPTRVETSRIGDIEVLDTYVDGVPTAGRV, encoded by the coding sequence ATGCTCAGTACGCGGCTGACCAACGCGCACGTCGTCACCATGGACCCGGCGCACCCCGTCGCCCACGACATCGGGATCTGGCGCGGCCGGATCGTCGGCCTCGACGAGGCGGTGACGGGACTGCCCGCCCGGGAGGTGGTGGACCTCCAGGGCGCCACCGTGCTGCCGGGGTTCATCGACAGCCACGTCCATCTGGCCTGGACGGGTCTGAAGGCCGCCACGCCGAGCGTGGCGCCGTGCGAGCGGGTCGAGGACGTGTTGGCGGTGGTAGCGCGGGCCGTCGCGGACAAGCCGGTCGGGGCGTGGGTGGACATCGTCGGATACGACCAGCGGGCCCTGGGGCGGCATCTGACGGCCGTCGAACTGGACAAGGTCGCTGACGGCCGCAAGGTGTTCATGCTGCACGACTCCGGGCACGGCTGCGTGGTCAACAGCGCTGTCCTGGACCTGCTGCCCGCCTCGGACGCGGCCGGCGGGGGCTTCCTCGCCGAGAGCGCCATGACCGCCGCCCGACGGCTGCGACTGCCCTACTCCCAGGAGGAGTTGGCCGACGCCATCGAACGCGCCGGCTGGCAGTGCCTGGGCGAGGGCATCACCGCCTGCGCGGAGGCCGGGATCGGTGGCGGGCTCCTCGGCCACAGCCCGGTCGAGGCCGGCGCCTACCAGGCACTGCGCGACCGGGGCCGGCTTCCGCTGCGGGTCCAGTTGATGGCGGCCGGGGACACCCTGCGCCCCGTGGCGGCCCACGCGGACGACGGCTTCCCGCGCGCGCTCGACCTCGGGCTGCGGACCGGGTTCGGGGACGACTGGCTGTCCGTCGGCGCGCTCAAGATCTACACCGACGGCGGCATGATGGCCCGTACGGCCGCGCTGACCGGCCCGTACGTCGGGACGGACGGGATCGGTGAACTCCAGGACTCCCCCGAGGCGATCACGGAGCTGATCGTGGACGGGCACCTCGCCGGCTGGCAGCTCGCGGTGCACGCCATCGGCGACCGTGCCGCCGACCTCGCCCTGGACGCGCTGGAGCGGGCCCAGGCCCTGCGGCCCCGGCCGGACGCCCGGCACCGGATCGAACACGCCGGACTGATCCGCCCGGACCAGCTGCCGCGGTTCGCCGCGCTGGGTCTCAGTGCGGTGGTCCAGCCGAACTTCCTGCGGTACTTCGGGGACGACTACGCGGCCGTCATGGGTCCCGAGCGGGCCCCGTGGATGTACCGGGGCCGCGGGTTCCTCGACCACGGGGTGACCCTGGTGGGCAGTTCCGACCGGCCCGTGACGGACGGTTCCCCCCTGCGGGCCGTCCAGTTCATGGTCGAGCGGACCTCGCTGTCGGGGCGGGCGATCGGCCCGGACGAGGCGATCAGCGTCGAGGAGGCCCTGTACGCGTACACGGTCGGCGGCGCCCGCGCCTGCCGCTGGGAGGACCGCGCGGGCACTCTGACGCCGGGGAAGCGGGCCGATCTCGTGGTGCTCGCCGACGATCCCACGCGGGTGGAGACCTCGCGCATCGGCGACATCGAGGTGCTCGACACGTACGTGGACGGCGTGCCCACGGCGGGCCGGGTGTGA
- a CDS encoding penicillin acylase family protein: protein MTVSTYRDAWGIPHLKASDHLRLAYGQGENAARDRAWQIEVERHRSQGTTASFLGSDAVAWDRFARQARLDDTARRCFAGLDEETAAWVGAYVDGVNAGLAEGAAAAPEFAAVGLAPGHWQPWTPLGVWLAHHILFAGFPTKLWREEVIRRLGEEAAELFATDDPGTAGSNGWMVSGEWTATGAPIIAGDPHRFLQDPGFYQQIHLSCPDYDVVGFAVAGVPGIAHFGHTGSVAWAITNAMSDYHDLYRERLRPVSPSGDGGFEALGPDGWRPARHHREVVEVADGAPVEVDVIETDRGPIVIGGRVPGDPQEPEPTDGPGRVSLRYPPRVTGDLGFATIPALMRARTVEDVDRALDGWIEPVNVVHAADTAGGLLHRVAGYVPDRHRDNGLRIVPAWHGGHEWRGPLATPREDAAAEGLAVMANARGIATPLGVEFAPPYRARRIEALLRESREWTAPAMSTVHMDTLLEAARPLLAAVGRLTGLSAGAERLRERLMAWDLRMDAGSRTAGDYARLRSTVTRRIASSPQLRPLATTLPYPSVFQPWLTLTAKVAFALENLLTTDLLPGLPLTGILRASLEEVAREEPLAWGASHRLAPLRALPSGGPFGNTFGGPSGEEGPGLGGDHDCVLATSSTPGVTDLSSRGPSARYVWDLSDRDRSLWVVPLGATGVPADAHHRDQLPRWLRGELVPVLTDFAGLVHERTSAPEALPAEAVRSR, encoded by the coding sequence ATGACGGTCAGCACGTACCGGGACGCGTGGGGCATTCCCCATCTGAAGGCGTCCGACCACCTCCGACTCGCCTACGGGCAGGGGGAGAACGCCGCACGTGACCGGGCCTGGCAGATCGAGGTCGAGCGGCACCGCTCGCAGGGCACCACGGCCTCGTTCCTCGGTTCGGACGCCGTCGCCTGGGACCGGTTCGCCCGTCAGGCGCGGCTCGACGACACCGCGCGGCGCTGCTTCGCCGGCCTCGACGAGGAGACGGCCGCGTGGGTGGGCGCGTACGTCGACGGGGTCAACGCGGGACTGGCCGAGGGTGCGGCCGCGGCTCCCGAGTTCGCCGCGGTCGGTCTCGCGCCGGGGCACTGGCAGCCGTGGACCCCGCTCGGGGTCTGGCTGGCCCACCACATCCTGTTCGCGGGGTTCCCCACCAAGCTGTGGCGCGAGGAGGTGATCCGCCGGCTGGGCGAGGAGGCCGCCGAACTGTTCGCGACCGACGATCCGGGCACGGCGGGCTCCAACGGCTGGATGGTGTCGGGCGAGTGGACCGCCACCGGCGCCCCGATCATCGCGGGAGACCCCCACCGCTTCCTTCAGGATCCGGGGTTCTACCAGCAGATCCACCTGTCGTGCCCCGATTACGACGTCGTCGGCTTCGCCGTCGCCGGCGTGCCCGGCATCGCGCACTTCGGCCACACCGGCTCGGTGGCCTGGGCCATCACGAACGCGATGTCCGACTACCACGACCTCTACCGGGAACGACTGCGCCCCGTGTCGCCTTCGGGGGACGGCGGGTTCGAGGCGCTCGGGCCGGACGGTTGGCGGCCGGCCCGTCACCACCGGGAGGTCGTCGAGGTCGCGGACGGCGCTCCCGTCGAGGTCGACGTGATCGAGACGGACCGCGGCCCGATCGTCATCGGCGGGCGGGTCCCGGGCGATCCGCAGGAGCCCGAGCCGACCGACGGGCCCGGCCGGGTCAGCCTGCGGTACCCACCCAGGGTCACCGGGGACCTGGGCTTCGCGACCATCCCGGCCCTGATGCGGGCACGTACCGTCGAGGACGTGGACCGGGCGCTCGACGGCTGGATCGAACCGGTCAACGTGGTCCACGCCGCCGACACGGCCGGGGGGCTGCTGCACCGGGTCGCGGGGTACGTGCCCGATCGCCATCGTGACAACGGGCTGCGGATCGTGCCGGCCTGGCACGGGGGGCACGAGTGGCGGGGGCCGCTCGCGACGCCGCGGGAGGACGCCGCGGCGGAGGGCCTCGCGGTGATGGCCAACGCCCGCGGGATCGCGACCCCGCTCGGGGTGGAGTTCGCCCCGCCGTACCGGGCGCGAAGGATCGAGGCGCTGCTGCGCGAGTCCCGGGAGTGGACGGCCCCGGCCATGTCCACCGTCCACATGGACACCCTGCTGGAGGCGGCCCGGCCGCTGTTGGCGGCCGTCGGGCGCCTGACCGGTCTGAGCGCCGGGGCCGAACGGCTGCGTGAGCGGCTGATGGCGTGGGACCTGCGCATGGACGCGGGCAGCCGGACCGCCGGCGACTACGCGCGGCTACGGTCGACCGTCACCCGCCGGATCGCGTCGTCCCCGCAACTGAGGCCGCTGGCCACGACTTTGCCGTACCCGTCGGTGTTCCAGCCCTGGCTGACGCTCACCGCGAAGGTCGCCTTCGCCCTGGAGAACCTGCTCACGACGGACCTGCTGCCCGGACTGCCGCTGACCGGCATTCTGCGCGCGTCCCTGGAGGAGGTCGCGCGGGAGGAACCCCTCGCATGGGGCGCGTCGCACCGGCTGGCCCCGCTCCGAGCGCTGCCGTCGGGCGGCCCGTTCGGGAACACCTTCGGGGGCCCGTCCGGGGAGGAAGGGCCGGGGCTGGGCGGCGACCACGACTGCGTCCTGGCGACCTCGAGCACCCCGGGCGTCACCGACCTCAGCTCGCGCGGCCCTTCCGCCCGTTACGTGTGGGACCTGTCCGACCGGGACCGCAGCCTCTGGGTGGTCCCGCTGGGCGCCACGGGCGTTCCGGCCGACGCACACCACCGTGACCAGTTGCCCCGGTGGCTGCGCGGCGAGCTCGTGCCCGTGCTGACGGATTTCGCCGGCCTCGTCCACGAGCGCACCAGTGCACCGGAGGCCCTGCCGGCGGAGGCGGTCCGTTCCCGCTGA